In Oryzias melastigma strain HK-1 linkage group LG10, ASM292280v2, whole genome shotgun sequence, a single window of DNA contains:
- the nsd1a gene encoding histone-lysine N-methyltransferase, H3 lysine-36 specific, whose amino-acid sequence MNQSYRAGLRVGSVFGSTQPELRPHNGSTSYGNHCGVVKRGSAQPSPVQLPKQPAYLGYGQPQRRPHHPVTDIHPRHNVHCASPIDEDGEFEAPLVQLPPSPGDDDLEAFETLQDGSRNGFSPRSPDSFDRCSPIPNGCLHFESTLFDSSDVKEEDEGHYGGEDLTPFHHPSNSNQDRTATKCKTTWNSGVERIPYKPTVFNLMSKTISELNPTLSPSALPEITLKDGWNLDEELDSDVELSSSFDAGLISPAGTNSNSNSPKKKLLPAVKYSEGDLVWAKFNRRPWWPCRVVYDPDQGFHTKMKVPSPRPCRMYFLETVGEVAERAWVPNSVILPFEGGHQFEDLPVLRRRGKQKEKDYKYTIPKSLLTAWKVSVAEAEFLLPGRQSNSALSGSAGEGERIPSPVSKEKEADDLSASLDLIQTALPSEAPNGNEHQPLKNSSAQAKKSKTFKRKKKCLSDIFGHIVGGSKESGTSVGGHLNSSSHVLKEEPKDSPYADLDSVPMLHRPKRTPVSPEQDTFRWKECSPAEVKHSREKVKQVLDLSDSPDSLRPFPKEGKSDAEVLFRSGEKDAAPLPATNRLMTKALKAKEETDQKDSVALNHIQTPHRSDVTWTNAPIKTETSENWDSPSNAFFPINHSSPKQRTRKLDKKLIRNGSLTKSKRKDFSEEHFQSVKIKSENSQSEPSSASTSLSLSPEETFLEGKELRFQSLAAGDSEADPSVFRPNSSYKFSTFLMLLKDIHDTREKEGNPLKVPPPPALIKEEPLVIPTSADHDPLTGSGDASTLRIMSENGQSGKSSELQSPQRKAKARTVPAANAYQCEDVPLCTQSSDKQRRKQRLPSKLKVRKPCLTSDLANMEFVSDPADPGADPLTAAANSSASYLDGNSEISAAPKKRWQLVEDADERKAGGASDLRASQCTRASPEVVLETEKQADSDSLSSAGQSENKRLRKPTKRLLESTEEYEQMFSSKKKLKKHGTDSTTMETLGVSALLDFSAAEGFDNSSSVDPAESQVEMEPSSSQDGLSPVAPSASPVSPQPSFDSEAAEKTDLPLESDTAHIQDRKRPRKILHKVLECMIEEVSAAPARRREQKRLAGITSDVKVLVKKTQLSAAAKKDPVPSTSSDPAVAPKLPPSRSPTPQPCKTPKQEEEMEPCSAEEKQTTHTGTLTPKPEVLPIGLNDSFSSQVDGKGKTSSLKENVCQVCEKSGDLLVCEGHCYGSFHLQCIGLSAAPKGKFFCRECNTGDHMCFVCKKSGDVKRCIIPLCGKFYHMDCILAFSATQPHNKGFRCALHVCLSCHITNPVNVFSSKGRLARCVRCPVAYHANDNCMAAGSVMLANNTFLCPNHFTPRKGCKNHEHINVSWCFVCSEGGSLLCCEACPAAFHRECLNIEMPQGSWFCNDCKAGKKPRIKDILWVKWGRYRWWPAEVCLARDIPNNILRMKHEVGEFPVQFFGSKDFVWTYQARVFPYMEGDTHNIEKMGKGTDTVYKKALTEAAERFKELQAEREMKQLQEDRKNDKKPPPYRHIKVNRPIGKVQIITADLSEIPRCNCKASDENPCGADSECINRMLMYECHPQVCAAGERCQNQAFTKRQYTTVEIHRTLSCGWGLRAVSDIKKGAFVSEYVGEVIDEEECRARIRHAQEHDICNFYMLTLDKDRVIDAGPKGNQARFMNHSCQPNCETQKWTVNGDTRVGLFALQDIAKGGELTFNYNLECRGNGKTVCKCGAPNCSGFLGVRPKNQPPAEKVKLKEGKRRVGMKKKTKQQVMKEREDECFSCGDGGQIVSCKKPGCPKVYHADCLNLAKRPAGRWECPWHQCDICGKEAASFCEMCPSSYCKEHREGMLFISKLDGKLSCSEHDPCGPDPLEPGEIREYVPSMASVRPGAVDTPATPALDARRASSSSSSSSSSTFVPISYAANQAAVSKPEPPPRLYINTKTATSSFTPSRSSYLADTTEETASSSASSRDEREDGEVDGEVCALDMQEVEEEDEDNATEMVEDEEEEPIYGGDLMEDEEEEDEYDPWGSCFDDDGEVEGEDFESWGKFED is encoded by the exons ATGAATCAGTCCTACAGAGCGGGTCTGAGGGTAGGCTCAGTGTTTGGCTCGACCCAGCCTGAGCTGAGGCCCCACAACGGCTCCACCTCTTATGGAAACCACTGCGGTGTCGTGAAGCGAGGATCTGCCCAGCCGTCGCCTGTACAGCTGCCCAAGCAGCCCGCTTACCTGGGCTACGGCCAGCCGCAGAGGAGACCCCATCATCCCGTCACTGACATCCATCCTCGCCACAACGTTCACTGCGCGAGCCCGATCGACGAGGATGGAGAGTTTGAGGCGCCGCTGGTCCAGCTTCCTCCCTCTCCAGGCGACGACGACCTGGAAGCGTTCGAGACGCTGCAGGACGGGAGCAGGAACGGCTTCTCCCCTCGCAGCCCCGACAGCTTTGACCGCTGCTCCCCGATCCCGAACGGGTGCCTGCATTTCGAGTCTACGCTGTTTGACAGCAGCGACGTTAAGGAGGAAGACGAAGGTCACTATGGGGGCGAGGACCTCACGCCTTTCCACCACCCCTCAAACTCCAACCAGGACAGAACTGCCACTAAGTGTAAAACCACATGGAACTCAGGGGTGGAGAGAATACCATACAAACCCACAGTTTTTAATCTAATGTCCAAAACTATTTCTGAACTGAACCCCACACTCAGCCCTAGTGCTCTGCCAGAAATCACACTGAAGGATGGTTGGAACTTGGACGAGGAGTTAGACAGCGATGTTGAACTCTCCTCTTCTTTTGACGCTGGACTTATCTCACCAGCTGGCACCAATTCTAAC TCCAACAGCCCAAAGAAAAAGCTTCTCCCTGCTGTGAAATACTCGGAGGGTGACTTGGTGTGGGCGAAATTCAACAGGCGGCCCTGGTGGCCTTGCCGGGTCGTCTATGACCCCGATCAGGGCTTTCACACTAAGATGAAAG TTCCAAGCCCCCGTCCATGTCGGATGTATTTCCTGGAGACTGTTGGGGAGGTTGCTGAACGGGCCTGGGTCCCAAACAGCGTCATTCTTCCCTTTGAAGGAGGCCATCAGTTTGAAGACCTCCCTGTGCTCAGGAGAAGAGGGAAGCAGAAGGAGAAGGACTACAAGTACACG attCCCAAAAGCCTGCTGACTGCGTGGAAAGTGAGCGTGGCAGAGGCTGAGTTCCTGCTCCCAGGTCGACAAAGTAATTCTGCACTTTCGGGATCTGCGGGTGAAGGAGAACGAATACCAAGCCCCGTTTCTAAGGAAAAAGAAGCCGATGACCTCTCTGCCTCTCTTGACCTCATTCAGACCGCTTTGCCCAGTGAGGCTCCTAATGGCAATGAGCACCAACCCTTAAAAAACTCGTCAGCTCAGGCCAAAAAGAGCAAAACGttcaagaggaaaaagaaatgtttgtccGACATATTTGGCCATATAGTTGGTGGATCAAAGGAGTCCGGGACAAGCGTCGGTGGCCATCTTAATTCTTCAAGTCATGTCCTGAAAGAGGAGCCCAAGGATTCGCCCTACGCTGATCTGGATTCAGTTCCGATGCTGCACCGTCCGAAACGCACCCCAGTTTCTCCAGAGCAGGACACATTTAGGTGGAAGGAGTGCAGTCCAGCTGAAGTGAAACACTCTAGAGAAAAGGTGAAGCAGGTTTTAGATTTGTCCGATTCCCCCGACAGCCTTAGACCATTTCCTAAAGAGGGAAAATCTGACGCTGAAGTGTTGTTCAGGTCGGGTGAAAAAGACGCCGCTCCTCTTCCTGCCACCAACCGTCTGATGACAAAAGCTCTGAAAGCAAAGGAGGAGACTGATCAGAAAGACTCAGTAGCACTAAATCATATTCAAACTCCTCATCGTTCAGATGTTACCTGGACTAATGCTCCTATTAAAACAGAAACGTCTGAAAACTGGGATTCCCCCAGTAATGCCTTTTTTCCTATAAACCACAGCTCCCCGAAACAGCGCACCAGAAAGCTCGATAAGAAACTAATTCGTAACGGATCCCTAACTAAATCCAAACGCAAGGACTTCAGTGAGGAGCACTTCCAATCGGTCAAAATCAAATCGGAAAATTCTCAATCTGAGCCGTCATCTGCTTCCACATCCCTGTCCCTATCTCCAGAGGAGACTTTTCTTGAAGGCAAGGAACTGCGGTTTCAATCCCTCGCCGCGGGCGACAGTGAGGCGGATCCTTCTGTATTTCGTCCGAATTCCAGCTACAAGTTCAGCACCTTCCTCATGCTCTTGAAAGATATCCACGATACTCGAGAAAAAGAAGGCAATCCTTTAAAAGTCCCTCCACCCCCCGCTCTCATCAAGGAGGAGCCCCTGGTGATTCCCACTTCAGCCGATCACGACCCACTAACAGGTTCGGGTGATGCTTCTACTCTCAGGATCATGTCGGAAAACGGGCAGTCAGGGAAATCCTCGGAGCTCCAAAGCCCGCAGAGGAAAGCCAAGGCCAGGACTGTTCCAGCAGCTAACGCCTACCAATGTGAAGATGTTCCTCTTTGCACTCAGAGTTCAGACAAGCAGCGCAGGAAGCAAAGACTCCCTTCTAAACTTAAGGTTAGGAAGCCATGCTTGACTTCGGACCTGGCCAACATGGAGTTTGTCAGTGACCCGGCTGACCCGGGAGCTGACCCCCTCACTGCTGCTGCTAACTCCTCTGCCAGCTACCTCGATGGAAACTCCGAAATCTCAGCGGCTCCAAAGAAGCGCTGGCAGCTGGTGGAAGATGCTGATGAGAGAAAGGCGGGCGGTGCGAGCGATCTACGCGCATCTCAATGTACCAGAGCATCGCCGGAGGTTGTTCTCGAAACAGAGAAGCAGGCAGACAGCGACTCGCTTTCGTCTGCAG GACAGTCAGAGAACAAACGGCTTCGGAAACCAACAAAGAGACTGCTGGAGTCGACTGAGGAGTACGAGCAAATGTTCTCCtccaaaaaaaagctgaagaaacACGGCACAGATTCTACTACGATG GAGACTTTAGGGGTATCGGCTCTCCTTGACTTCAGCGCAGCGGAAGGGTTTGATAACTCGTCCTCAGTAGACCCAGCCGAGTCTCAGGTGGAGATGGAGCCGAGTTCGTCTCAGGATGGACTGTCTCCCGTAGCACCATCAGCATCTCCTGTCTCACCCCAGCCATCCTTTGACTCAGAGGCAGCAGAGAAGACGGATCTACCTCTCGAATCCG ataCGGCACATATTCAAGACAGAAAGAGGCCGAGAAAGATTTTACATAAGGTTCTGGAATGTATGATAGAAGAAGTGTCTGCTGCTCCTGCGAGGAGGAGG GAGCAAAAGCGTCTTGCCGGCATTACTTCAGACGTGAAAGTGTTGGTTAAGAAAACTCAG TTATCTGCTGCTGCAAAGAAGGACCCTGTACCCAGCACTTCCTCAGACCCAGCTGTTGCCCCCAAGCTTCCTCCTAGCAGGTCTCCAACCCCCCAACCATGCAAGACTCCCAAGCAAGAGGAGGAGATGGAGCCCTGCAGCGCTGAAGAGAAGCAAACTACACACACTGGAACACTAACTCCTAAACCTGAg GTGCTGCCAATCGGTTTGAATGACAGTTTCTCTTCCCAAGTGGATGGAAAGGGGAAAACGTCCTCTTTGAAGGAGAACGTCTGTCAG GTGTGCGAGAAGAGTGGCGACCTGCTGGTGTGTGAAGGCCACTGTTACGGATCCTTCCACCTGCAGTGCATCGGCCTGTCAGCCGCTCCCAAAGGAAAGTTCTTCTGTCGGGAATGCAACACCG GTGATCACATGTGCTTTGTGTGCAAAAAGTCTGGTGACGTGAAACGCTGCATTATCCCGCTCTGTGGCAAGTTCTACCACATGGACTGCATTTTGGCGTTTTCAGCCACCCAGCCGCATAACAAGGGCTTCCGCTGCGCCCTGCACGTCTGCCTGTCCTGCCACATCACCAACCCCGTCAACGTCTTCAGCTCTAAAG GTCGACTGGCCCGGTGTGTGCGATGCCCCGTGGCCTATCACGCCAATGACAACTGCATGGCGGCGGGCAGCGTGATGCTGGCCAACAACACCTTCCTCTGTCCAAACCACTTCACTCCCCGAAAAGGCTGCAAGAATCACGAACACATAAACGTGAGCTGGTGCTTCGTCTGCTCCGAAG GGGGCAGCCTGCTGTGCTGTGAAGCCTGTCCTGCTGCTTTCCACCGAGAATGCTTGAACATTGAGATGCCTCAAGGGAGCTGGTTCTGCAACGACTGCAAGGCGGGAAAGAAGCCACGCATTAAGGACATACTTTGGGTCAAATGGGGCCGTTACAG GTGGTGGCCCGCCGAGGTGTGTCTAGCCAGAGACATCCCGAACAACATCTTGAGGATGAAGCACGAGGTGGGGGAGTTCCCggttcagttctttggttctaAAGATTTCGTGTGGACGTACCAGGCCAGAGTGTTCCCCTACATGGAGGGGGACACTCACAACATTGAGAAAATGGGCAAAGGCACAGACACCGTCTACAAAAAAG CTCTAACCGAGGCAGCAGAACGCTTCAAAGAGCTGCAGGCAGAACGAGAAATGAAGCAGCTCCAGGAGGACAGGAAGAACGACAAAAAACCGCCTCCATATCGACACATAAAG GTGAACAGGCCCATTGGGAAGGTGCAGATTATCACAGCGGACTTGTCAGAGATCCCTCGCTGCAACTGCAAAGCCTCCGACGAAAACCCGTGCGGCGCGGACTCCGAGTGCATCAACCGCATGCTGATGTACGAGTGCCATCCTCAGGTGTGCGCGGCAGGGGAGCGGTGCCAGAACCAGGCTTTCACGAAGCGCCAGTACACCACTGTAGAGATCCATAGGACGCTGTCCTGTGGGTGGGGTTTGCGGGCCGTGTCCgacataaaaaag GGAGCATTTGTGAGTGAATATGTGGGGGAGGTTATAGACGAGGAAGAGTGTCGAGCCAGGATCAGGCACGCTCAGGAACATGACATCTGTAACTTCTACATGCTCACACTGGACAAG GACCGGGTCATAGATGCTGGGCCCAAAGGGAACCAGGCCCGCTTCATGAACCACAGCTGCCAGCCCAACTGCGAAACGCAGAAGTGGACTGTGAACGGAGACACGCGAGTGGGGCTGTTTGCTCTGCAGGACATCGCCAAAG GAGGGGAGCTGACTTTCAATTACAACCTGGAGTGTCGGGGCAACGGCAAGACGGTCTGCAAGTGCGGGGCGCCCAATTGTAGCGGCTTCCTGGGCGTTCGACCAAAA AACCAGCCTCCAGCGGAAAAGGTCAAACTAAAAGAAGGGAAGAGGAGAGTGGGCATGAAGAAGAAGACCAAGCAACAAGTGATGAAGGAGCGTGAGGACGAGTGCTTCAGCTGCGGCGACGGGGGTCAGATAGTGTCCTGCAAGAAGCCGGGCTGTCCAAAGGTCTATCATGCCGACTGCCTCAACCTCGCCAAGAGGCCCGCAG GGCGATGGGAGTGTCCCTGGCACCAGTGTGACATTTGTGGTAAAGAGGCTGCTTCGTTCTGTGAGATGTGCCCCAGCTCCTACTGCAAGGAGCACCGAGAGGGAATGCTCTTCATCTCCAAGCTGGATGGAAAGCTGTCTTGCAGCGAACACGACCCGTGTGGACCCGACCCACTGGAGCCGGGAGAGATACGGGAATACGTGCCCAGCATGGCCTCTGTGAGGCCTGGCGCCGTGGACACACCGGCCACACCGGCTCTAGACGCTAGAAGAgcatcttcctcttcttcctcctcctcctcttccaccTTTGTTCCTATCTCTTACGCTGCTAACCAAGCGGCGGTATCCAAGCCAGAGCCTCCTCCTCGTCTCTACATCAACACCAAGACAGCTACCTCCAGCTTCACGCCCTCCAGGAGCTCCTACCTCGCCGACACAACTGAAGAGACAGCCTCCTCTTCAGCCTCCTCCAGGGACGAGAGGGAGGATGGGGAGGTGGACGGGGAGGTTTGTGCGTTGGACATGCAAGAAGTAGAGGAAGAGGACGAGGACAACGCCACGGAGATGgtggaagatgaagaggaggaaccCATTTACGGAGGGGATTTGAtggaagatgaggaggaagaggatgagtATGACCCCTGGGGTAGCTGTTTCGATGATGATGGAGAGGTGGAAGGAGAGGACTTTGAATCTTGGGGAAAATTTGAAGATTAA
- the LOC112153223 gene encoding UPF0461 protein C5orf24 homolog, which translates to MHQVSSSSDLCMSVASLAEDCHTASPFDLCSTPPSKFFASPANPGLQLSLASLAPLPHGMHKAMACHLQDSQTDFQAQAMRIRSGEGSVPEGSRKKEGIVKSGRRGRPSGTTKLAGYRTSTGRPIGTTRAAGFKTSPGRPLGTTKAAGYKVSPGRPPGSIKSLARLRKLEFGCDSAKTLDLNNCSVPKELDLTSCDLPPFSYTMLEKRVLCEPSSKADKPSE; encoded by the coding sequence ATGCATCAGGTGAGCAGCAGCAGTGACCTCTGCATGAGTGTGGCTAGCCTGGCGGAGGACTGTCACACAGCCAGCCCCTTTGATTTATGTAGCACACCACCCAGCAAGTTCTTCGCCTCTCCTGCAAACCCAGGTCTGCAGCTGTCCCTTGCCAGCCTTGCCCCTCTGCCTCATGGGATGCACAAAGCCATGGCTTGTCATTTGCAAGACTCCCAGACAGACTTCCAGGCACAGGCAATGAGAATCAGATCCGGTGAGGGTTCAGTCCCTGAGGGATCTAGGAAAAAGGAGGGAATAGTCAAGTCGGGAAGGAGGGGGAGACCATCAGGAACCACAAAGCTGGCAGGGTATCGCACAAGCACGGGACGCCCAATTGGGACGACACGAGCGGCTGGATTCAAAACCAGCCCAGGGAGACCCCTCGGGACCACCAAAGCCGCAGGGTACAAAGTCAGCCCCGGCAGGCCTCCTGGTAGCATCAAGAGTCTAGCCCGCCTGAGGAAGTTAGAGTTTGGCTGTGACAGCGCCAAAACACTTGACTTAAACAACTGCAGCGTTCCAAAGGAACTGGACTTGACGAGCTGTGACCTCCCTCCTTTTTCATACACCATGCTGGAGAAGAGGGTTCTCTGTGAGCCGAGTAGCAAAGCGGACAAACCCAGTGAATAG
- the atp5po gene encoding ATP synthase subunit O, mitochondrial, whose translation MAAFMLGQQARQLSTSVIRPAAKLVKPPIQVYGVEGRYATALFSAASKQNKLDQVEQELGKVSALIKDPKLSGVVMNPHVKRSIKLKTFGDVLAKAKLSPLTINLINVLADNGRLTLTGDVIGAFGKMMSAHRGEVLCSVTTAQPLDAANLADLQVALKGFLQKGETIKLETKTDSAILGGMIISIGDKYVDMSTKTKVQKLTRLIRET comes from the exons ATGGCAGCGTTCATGCTAGGACAGCAG GCTCGCCAGCTCAGTACGTCTGTGATCAGACCCGCTGCAAAGCTGGTTAAG CCACCCATCCAGGTGTATGGAGTGGAGGGCCGCTATGCCACCGCGTTGTTCTCTGCCGCCAGCAAGCAGAACAAACTGGACCAAGTTGAACAAGAATTGGGCAAAGTGTCT GCCCTTATCAAGGACCCCAAGCTGTCTGGTGTTGTAATGAACCCCCATGTCAAGCGCAGCATCAAACTGAAGACCTTCGGTGATGTACTTGCAAAAGCTAAGCTCTCACCTTTAACTATCAATCTCATCA atgttTTGGCAGATAATGGTCGTCTTACTCTAACTGGTGATGTTATTGGTGCATTTGGCAAGATGATGAGTGCTCACCGTGGAGAGGTCCTCTGTTCAGTCACTACTGCTCAG CCTCTCGATGCTGCTAATCTGGCTGACCTGCAAGTGGCCCTAAAAGGTTTTCTACAGAAGGGTGAGACTATCAAGCTGGAAACAAAG ACGGACTCTGCAATTCTGGGTGGCATGATCATCAGTATTGGAGACAAGTATGTGGACATGTCCACCAAGACGAAGGTCCAGAAGTTGACTCGGCTCATCAGGGAGACTTAA
- the LOC112153604 gene encoding sideroflexin-1 gives MAAELSTSINIKEPRWDQSTFIGRAKHFFTVTDPRNILLTNEQLTHAHKVITDYREGVVSPGLTEDELWRAKYIFDSAFHPDTGEKMILIGRMSAQVPMNMTITGCMMTFYKSTPAVLFWQWINQSFNAIVNYTNRSGDAPITVNQLGTAYVSATTGAVATALGLNALSKHVSPLIGRFVPFAAVAAANCINIPLMRQRELQHGIPITDENDNRLGESTKAAQQAISQVVVSRILMASPGMAIPPFLMNHLEKKAFLKRFPWMSAPIQVSLVGFCLVFATPLCCALFPQKSSMSVSRLEPELQEKIRANHPGVERVYFNKGL, from the exons atggCTGCAGAGCTATCAACCTCCATAAACATCAAGGAACCACGGTGGGACCAGAGCACGTTTATAGGTCGAGCCAAACACTTCTTCACTGTCACAGATCCCAGGAACATCCTACTGACAAATGAACAActaacacatgcacacaaagtCATCACTGACTACAG GGAAGGTGTCGTTTCTCCAGGGCTGACAGAAGACGAGCTGTGGagagcaaaatatatttttgattctGCTTTCCATCCTGACACTGGAGAGAAGATGATCCTGATCGGCCGCATGTCCGCTCAAGTTCCTATGAACATGACCATCACTGGATGCATGATGACATTTTATAA GTCGACTCCCGCTGTGTTGTTCTGGCAGTGGATCAATCAGTCTTTCAATGCAATAGTCAACTATACCAACCGGAGCGGCGACGCTCCGATAACAGTCAA CCAGCTCGGCACGGCGTATGTGTCTGCCACCACGGGGGCAGTGGCCACCGCTCTAGGACTAAACGCACTATCGAAG CATGTttcacctctgattggaaggttTGTTCCATTCGCTGCTGTAGCTGCTGCTAACTGTATCAATATCCCACTTATGAGACAAAG AGAGCTTCAACACGGCATTCCCATCACAGATGAAAATGACAACAGGTTAGGAGAGTCCACAAAAGCTGCACAGCAGGCGATCTCTCAGGTTGTGGTTTCCAGGATCCTCATGGCTTCCCCAGGAATGG CTATCCCGCCATTTTTAATGAACCACCTGGAAAAGAAGGCCTTTTTAAAG AGGTTCCCATGGATGAGTGCACCTATTCAAGTCAGCCTGGTGGGATTCTG TCTGGTGTTTGCCACTCCTCTGTGCTGCGCATTGTTCCCACAGAAGAG CTCCATGTCAGTCAGCCGTCTGGAGccggagctgcaggagaaaatccGGGCCAATCACCCTGGAGTGGAGAGAGTGTACTTCAACAAAGGGCTATGA